The following proteins are encoded in a genomic region of Triticum dicoccoides isolate Atlit2015 ecotype Zavitan chromosome 1B, WEW_v2.0, whole genome shotgun sequence:
- the LOC119333067 gene encoding mitochondrial import inner membrane translocase subunit PAM16 like 2-like, whose amino-acid sequence MAGKLIANLIVMGSAIIGRAMLQAYRKALENANKTGVAHEAINNIRRASKTMTEQEARQILGVTEQSTWEEIAQRYDKLFERNATSGSFYLQSKVHRAKECLENVYQKNKQDGTPT is encoded by the exons ATG GCCGGGAAGCTAATTGCAAACCTTATTGTCATGGGCTCTGCGATTATAGGAAGAGCTATGCTTCAGGCATACCGAAAAGCACTTGAAA ATGCAAATAAAACTGGTGTGGCCCATGAAGCAATCAACAATATCCGTAGGGCCAGCAAGACAATGACCGAGCAAGAAGCGAGGCAGATATTGGGTGTGACTGAGCAGTCGACATGGGAAGAGATTGCACAG CGGTATGACAAGCTATTCGAGAGAAATGCGACATCTGGGAGCTTTTACCTCCAATCCAAGGTTCACCGGGCCAAGGAGTGCCTAGAAAACGTGTACCAAAAGAACAAGCAAGATGGAACTCCTACCTGA